From Lysobacter auxotrophicus, the proteins below share one genomic window:
- a CDS encoding flagellar basal body P-ring protein FlgI, translating to MTRNPRLPKGTGLIAYAIACTLAGLVLTLAVVPPARAERIKDLAQVAGVRGNPLIGYGLVVGLDGSGDRTSQTPFTVQSLKTMLDQLGVSIPPGVNPQLKNVAAVAIHAELPPYAKPGQPIDVTVSSIGNAGSLRGGSLLMAPLRGADGEIYAIAQGSLVVSGFGASGKDGSRISVNAPNGGRIPNGAIVERAVAGAPASGNVTLNLHEADFTTAAHIVDAVNREFGNGRARAVDAVTIEVAPPSDGDRVGFLAKLESLDVSPGAAASKVIVNSRTGTVVMGGQVSVLPAAVSHGSLTVSISENTQVSQPNEFSRGQTVVTPQSTVEASQDGGRMFLFQGGTSLEQIVRAVNAVGAAPGDIVAILEALKRAGALRAELEVI from the coding sequence ATGACGCGCAACCCCCGCCTCCCCAAAGGCACTGGCCTCATCGCCTACGCCATCGCCTGCACCCTCGCCGGCCTGGTGCTCACGCTCGCCGTCGTGCCGCCGGCGCGGGCCGAGCGCATCAAGGACCTCGCGCAGGTCGCGGGCGTGCGCGGCAATCCGCTGATCGGCTACGGCCTGGTCGTGGGTCTGGACGGCAGCGGCGACCGCACCAGCCAGACGCCCTTCACCGTGCAGAGCCTGAAGACGATGCTCGACCAGCTCGGCGTCAGCATTCCGCCGGGCGTCAATCCGCAGCTGAAGAACGTCGCCGCCGTCGCGATCCACGCCGAACTTCCGCCGTACGCCAAGCCCGGCCAGCCGATCGACGTCACCGTCTCGTCCATCGGCAACGCGGGTTCCCTGCGCGGCGGCAGCCTGCTGATGGCGCCGCTGCGCGGTGCCGACGGCGAGATCTACGCCATCGCGCAGGGCAGCCTGGTCGTGTCGGGCTTCGGCGCGTCGGGCAAGGACGGCTCGCGCATCTCGGTCAACGCGCCCAACGGCGGCCGCATCCCGAACGGCGCCATCGTCGAGCGCGCCGTCGCCGGTGCGCCGGCGTCGGGCAACGTCACGCTCAACCTGCACGAAGCCGACTTCACCACTGCCGCGCACATCGTCGATGCGGTGAACCGCGAGTTCGGCAACGGCCGCGCCCGCGCCGTGGACGCCGTCACCATCGAAGTCGCGCCGCCCTCCGACGGCGACCGCGTCGGTTTTCTGGCGAAGCTCGAATCCCTCGACGTGAGCCCCGGCGCCGCGGCGTCCAAGGTCATCGTCAATTCGCGCACCGGTACCGTCGTGATGGGCGGCCAGGTGAGCGTGCTGCCGGCAGCGGTGTCGCACGGCTCGCTCACGGTGTCGATCTCCGAGAACACGCAGGTCAGCCAGCCCAACGAATTCAGCCGCGGCCAGACCGTGGTCACGCCGCAGTCCACCGTGGAAGCCAGCCAGGACGGCGGCCGCATGTTCCTGTTCCAGGGCGGCACGTCGCTGGAGCAGATCGTCCGCGCGGTGAACGCCGTGGGCGCCGCGCCCGGCGACATCGTGGCGATCCTGGAAGCGCTCAAGCGCGCCGGCGCGCTGCGGGCGGAGCTGGAGGTGATCTGA
- a CDS encoding flagellar hook capping FlgD N-terminal domain-containing protein → MTSIASDIYSSLGANASGGTDTKKKTESLGQADFLRLMTEQLQHQDPLNPMQNSEFLGQLAQFSTVQGIQGLQTSMDSFNGSLATDQMLRGASLVGRSVLVPSAKMSLGSEGSVNGVVAAPDSGTVTFEITDANGQSVRKLTVQAEKAGEVAFEWDGRDANGNRLAAGTYGVTATIGSGETKKDLSTYVESRVDSVTVGSDGVFLDLAGLGTAPLDYVLRIR, encoded by the coding sequence ATGACCTCCATCGCCTCCGATATCTACTCCAGCCTCGGCGCCAACGCGTCCGGCGGCACGGACACGAAGAAGAAGACCGAGTCGCTCGGCCAGGCCGATTTCCTGCGCCTGATGACCGAGCAGCTGCAGCACCAGGATCCGCTGAACCCGATGCAGAACAGCGAATTCCTCGGGCAGCTCGCGCAGTTCTCGACCGTGCAGGGCATCCAGGGCCTGCAGACCTCGATGGACAGCTTCAACGGCTCGCTGGCCACCGACCAGATGCTGCGCGGCGCCTCGCTCGTCGGCCGCAGCGTGCTGGTGCCGTCGGCGAAGATGTCGCTGGGCAGCGAGGGCAGCGTCAACGGCGTGGTCGCCGCGCCCGACTCGGGCACCGTCACCTTCGAGATCACCGACGCCAACGGACAGAGCGTCCGCAAGCTCACCGTGCAGGCCGAAAAGGCCGGTGAAGTCGCCTTCGAATGGGACGGCCGCGATGCCAACGGCAACCGCCTGGCCGCTGGCACGTACGGCGTCACCGCGACGATCGGCTCGGGCGAGACCAAGAAGGATCTCAGCACCTACGTCGAATCGCGCGTGGACAGCGTGACCGTCGGCAGCGACGGCGTGTTCCTCGACCTCGCGGGGCTGGGCACGGCGCCGCTGGATTACGTGCTGCGCATCCGCTGA
- a CDS encoding flagellar basal body rod protein FlgF: protein MTDRALYIAMTGASTSLKTQASVSHNLANANTVGFQATLAGSTATPVKGNGHASRVAAAAQAYGVSDTHGAILQTGNTLDVALNQDRWLTVQDAQGNPAYTRAGNLAMNANGLLTSNGRPVLGSDGAPVTVPPFQSMDIASDGTISIVPQGQPANTIAEAGRLGVVQARTAELVRGDDGLMRPGNGQPPAPAAGESLTPGAVENSNVEATSMLVQMIQTARAFEMQVRVLQSVDENARSANSLLGSR, encoded by the coding sequence ATGACCGACCGCGCGCTCTACATCGCGATGACCGGCGCCAGCACGTCGCTGAAGACGCAGGCATCGGTGTCGCACAACCTCGCCAACGCCAACACGGTGGGTTTCCAGGCGACGCTCGCCGGTTCCACCGCGACGCCGGTGAAGGGCAACGGCCACGCCTCGCGCGTGGCCGCCGCCGCGCAGGCGTACGGCGTGAGCGACACGCACGGCGCGATCCTGCAGACCGGCAACACGCTGGACGTCGCGCTGAACCAGGACCGCTGGCTCACCGTGCAGGACGCGCAGGGCAACCCCGCCTACACGCGCGCCGGAAACCTGGCGATGAACGCCAACGGCCTGCTGACCAGCAACGGCCGTCCGGTGCTCGGAAGCGACGGCGCGCCGGTGACGGTGCCGCCGTTCCAGTCGATGGACATCGCCAGCGACGGCACCATCTCGATCGTTCCGCAGGGCCAGCCGGCCAACACCATCGCCGAGGCCGGCCGCCTGGGCGTCGTGCAGGCGCGCACGGCGGAGCTGGTGCGCGGCGACGACGGCCTGATGCGCCCCGGCAACGGCCAGCCGCCCGCGCCCGCCGCCGGCGAATCGCTCACGCCCGGCGCGGTGGAGAACAGCAACGTCGAGGCGACCTCGATGCTGGTGCAGATGATCCAGACCGCGCGCGCGTTCGAGATGCAGGTACGCGTCTTGCAGAGTGTGGATGAGAACGCACGCAGCGCGAATTCGCTGCTGGGTTCTCGCTGA
- the flgG gene encoding flagellar basal-body rod protein FlgG produces MTQALWIAKTGLDAQQTRMAVISNNLSNVNTTGFKRDRAEFQDLLYQTVRQPGGATSEQTQMPTGLSTGTGVRVAATAKEFSQGNLNVTNGALDVGIDGRGFFEVLMPDGSSAYTRDGSFKRNSQGELVTSAGYPVQPGIQFPEGTQSVTIGADGTVSVKVQGQADDVQVGALTLADFVNPSGLQAIGGNLFVETGASGPAQQGAPGTNGIGQLAQGQLEGSNVNVVEELVSMIETQRAYETNAKAISTTDTMLGFLNNNL; encoded by the coding sequence ATGACCCAGGCGCTATGGATCGCCAAGACCGGCCTCGACGCGCAGCAGACGCGCATGGCGGTCATCTCGAACAACCTGTCCAACGTCAACACGACCGGCTTCAAGCGCGATCGCGCGGAGTTCCAGGACCTGCTCTACCAGACCGTGCGCCAGCCCGGCGGTGCGACGTCCGAGCAGACGCAGATGCCGACCGGGCTGTCCACCGGCACCGGCGTGCGCGTGGCGGCCACGGCGAAGGAGTTCTCGCAGGGCAACCTCAACGTCACCAACGGCGCGCTGGACGTCGGCATCGACGGCCGCGGTTTCTTCGAAGTGCTGATGCCCGACGGCAGCAGCGCCTACACGCGCGACGGCAGCTTCAAGCGCAATTCGCAGGGCGAGCTGGTGACCAGCGCCGGTTACCCGGTGCAACCGGGCATCCAGTTTCCCGAAGGCACGCAAAGCGTGACCATCGGCGCCGACGGCACCGTGTCGGTGAAGGTGCAGGGCCAGGCCGACGACGTGCAGGTCGGCGCGCTGACGCTGGCCGATTTCGTGAACCCGTCGGGCCTGCAGGCCATCGGCGGGAACCTGTTCGTCGAGACCGGCGCCAGCGGCCCCGCGCAGCAGGGCGCGCCGGGCACCAACGGCATCGGCCAGCTCGCGCAGGGCCAGCTGGAAGGCTCCAACGTCAACGTCGTGGAGGAGCTGGTGTCGATGATCGAAACCCAGCGCGCGTACGAGACCAACGCCAAGGCGATCTCGACCACCGACACGATGCTCGGCTTCCTCAACAACAATCTGTGA
- the flgK gene encoding flagellar hook-associated protein FlgK, translating to MANVLSTGSGALIAFQRALATVSHNVANVATEGYSRQRVELSTRSPTDMGYGYVGNGVQVADVRRIADQLANTRLLESGGELARAQQLSGLASRVDSLFSDKATGLAGVWSNFFDAATGLTSNAASSAAREDVLSDANALTARFKQLNNQLDSLSNEVNSGLRSSAEEVNRIGAEIARLNGEITSNPNNVSNDLLDQRDRLVSQMVGFTGGTAVQQGDGALNVFTAGGQALVVGNTSAKLTVATDPYRPERVRLALDGNGQQIQLNDASLGGKIGGLMDFRSDVLDPAQAELGRIAVGLADAFNQQHRAGMDLNGQMGTDFFSVPAPKVNNHASNTGTGTLTASVGDLSKLDAQNVVLKFDGSAWSATRADTGANVPLTGTGTAADPLVVNGVELVVGGAPASGDRFLLQPTAGAAGAIGVAIDDPNRIAAATPVKAKAELDNVGTGKIGTVKVTDATHANLLTPADIEFIDATQYTINGTGPFPYTAGQPINANGWSLSLDGVPAAGDRFSVGSTGAGSSDNGNAIALGNLDDAKALNGGTVSLNGAIGGLTTTIGSAARQADYAADAQQVLYDQAQSARDSISGVNIDEEAANMLRFQQAYQAAAQVISTADTMFQSLLSAVRR from the coding sequence ATGGCCAACGTCCTGTCCACCGGCTCCGGCGCCCTGATCGCGTTCCAGCGCGCGCTGGCGACCGTGAGCCACAACGTCGCCAACGTCGCGACCGAAGGCTATTCGCGCCAGCGCGTGGAGCTGTCCACGCGCTCGCCCACCGACATGGGCTACGGCTACGTCGGCAACGGCGTGCAGGTGGCGGACGTGCGCCGCATCGCCGACCAGCTCGCCAACACGCGCCTGCTGGAAAGCGGCGGCGAACTGGCCCGCGCGCAGCAGCTTTCCGGCCTGGCCTCGCGCGTGGACAGCCTGTTTTCCGACAAGGCGACCGGCCTGGCCGGCGTGTGGTCGAACTTCTTCGACGCCGCCACGGGCCTGACCAGCAACGCGGCCTCCAGCGCCGCGCGCGAGGACGTGCTGTCCGACGCGAACGCGCTCACCGCGCGCTTCAAGCAGCTCAACAACCAGCTCGATTCGCTGAGCAACGAGGTCAACAGCGGCCTGCGCAGCAGCGCCGAGGAAGTGAACCGCATCGGCGCGGAGATCGCGCGCCTCAACGGCGAGATCACCAGCAACCCGAACAACGTCTCCAACGACCTGCTCGACCAGCGCGACCGCCTGGTCTCGCAGATGGTCGGCTTCACCGGCGGCACCGCGGTGCAGCAGGGCGACGGCGCGCTCAACGTGTTCACCGCCGGCGGGCAGGCGCTGGTCGTCGGCAACACGTCGGCGAAACTCACCGTCGCCACCGACCCCTATCGCCCCGAACGCGTGCGCCTGGCGCTGGACGGCAACGGCCAGCAGATCCAGCTCAACGATGCCTCGCTGGGCGGCAAGATCGGCGGCCTGATGGACTTCCGCAGCGACGTGCTCGATCCGGCGCAGGCCGAACTCGGGCGCATCGCCGTGGGCCTGGCCGACGCCTTCAACCAGCAGCACCGCGCCGGCATGGACCTCAACGGCCAGATGGGCACGGACTTCTTCTCCGTGCCCGCGCCGAAGGTCAACAACCACGCCAGCAACACCGGCACCGGCACGCTCACCGCGAGCGTCGGCGACCTGTCCAAGCTGGACGCGCAGAACGTCGTGCTGAAGTTCGACGGCAGCGCGTGGAGCGCCACGCGCGCCGACACCGGCGCCAACGTGCCGCTGACAGGCACCGGCACCGCGGCCGACCCGCTGGTGGTCAACGGCGTCGAACTCGTCGTCGGCGGTGCGCCGGCGTCGGGCGATCGTTTCCTGCTGCAGCCCACCGCGGGCGCGGCCGGCGCGATCGGCGTCGCCATCGACGACCCCAACCGCATCGCGGCGGCCACGCCGGTGAAGGCGAAGGCCGAACTCGACAACGTCGGCACCGGCAAGATCGGCACGGTGAAGGTCACCGACGCCACCCACGCCAACCTGCTCACGCCCGCCGACATCGAGTTCATCGACGCAACGCAGTACACGATCAACGGCACCGGTCCCTTCCCGTACACCGCGGGCCAGCCGATCAACGCCAACGGCTGGAGCCTCAGCCTGGACGGCGTGCCCGCCGCGGGCGACCGCTTCAGCGTGGGCAGCACGGGCGCCGGCTCCAGCGACAACGGCAACGCGATCGCGCTGGGCAACCTCGACGATGCGAAGGCCTTGAACGGCGGCACGGTGTCGCTCAACGGCGCGATCGGCGGGCTGACCACGACGATCGGCTCGGCCGCGCGACAGGCGGACTACGCCGCCGACGCGCAGCAGGTGCTGTACGACCAGGCGCAGTCGGCGCGCGATTCGATTTCCGGCGTGAACATCGACGAGGAGGCGGCCAACATGCTGCGCTTCCAGCAGGCCTACCAGGCCGCCGCGCAGGTGATCTCCACCGCCGACACGATGTTCCAGTCCCTGCTCAGCGCGGTGCGTCGATGA
- the flgH gene encoding flagellar basal body L-ring protein FlgH: MNAFFRVSIAGATLALAGCAAVVGDVRPFAPMAAPASAIAAPATPASEGSIYGSRSLRLFEDNKARDVGDLVTIVLVENTSARAQANTSVSKESGIDMAAPTIAGVPITYKGNAILEASVEGSRDFQGSGNSTQSNRLNGSVTATVVQNLGNGNLLVRGQKQLRLNQGDELIQVQGIVRTADIGPDNRISSDRVGDAQIVYGGRGTLARSNAMGWLGRFFNSAVYPY, encoded by the coding sequence GTGAACGCCTTCTTCCGTGTTTCCATCGCCGGCGCGACGCTCGCGCTGGCCGGGTGCGCCGCCGTCGTCGGCGACGTGCGCCCGTTTGCGCCGATGGCCGCCCCGGCCTCGGCGATCGCCGCCCCCGCCACGCCCGCCAGCGAAGGCTCGATCTACGGCAGCCGCAGCCTGCGCCTGTTCGAGGACAACAAGGCGCGCGACGTCGGCGACCTGGTCACCATCGTGCTGGTCGAAAACACCAGCGCGCGCGCGCAGGCCAACACGTCGGTCAGCAAGGAATCGGGCATCGACATGGCCGCGCCGACCATCGCCGGCGTGCCGATCACCTACAAGGGCAACGCGATCCTGGAAGCGTCGGTCGAAGGCTCGCGCGATTTCCAGGGCTCGGGCAACAGCACGCAGAGCAACCGCCTCAACGGCTCGGTGACGGCGACCGTCGTGCAGAACCTGGGCAACGGCAACCTGCTGGTGCGCGGCCAGAAGCAGCTGCGCCTGAACCAGGGCGACGAGCTGATCCAGGTTCAAGGAATCGTGCGCACGGCCGATATCGGTCCCGACAACCGCATTTCCTCCGATCGCGTCGGCGATGCGCAGATCGTCTATGGCGGCCGCGGCACCCTGGCGCGTTCCAACGCGATGGGCTGGCTCGGCCGGTTCTTCAATTCCGCGGTTTATCCGTACTGA
- the flgB gene encoding flagellar basal body rod protein FlgB yields MSDFLGIHGTALALREQRLQVLSANLANADTPNFKAQDLDFTSALQSALQPNAAAGDAIDAAAQGARYARPSSQPSVDGNTVDGEREHALFAQAALEYRASLTFVESKVRGMLTAITGQ; encoded by the coding sequence ATGTCCGATTTCCTTGGCATCCACGGCACTGCGCTGGCCCTGCGCGAGCAGCGGCTGCAGGTGCTGTCGGCCAACCTGGCCAACGCCGATACGCCGAACTTCAAGGCGCAGGACCTGGACTTCACCTCGGCGCTGCAATCGGCGCTGCAGCCCAACGCCGCCGCGGGCGACGCCATCGACGCCGCGGCGCAGGGCGCGCGCTACGCACGGCCCAGCAGCCAGCCCAGCGTCGACGGCAACACGGTCGACGGCGAGCGCGAGCACGCGTTGTTCGCGCAGGCGGCGCTGGAGTACCGCGCCTCGCTGACCTTCGTCGAATCCAAGGTGCGCGGGATGCTCACCGCCATCACTGGCCAGTAA
- the flgJ gene encoding flagellar assembly peptidoglycan hydrolase FlgJ produces the protein MHLRPALSQPLSTPSTDGAPRADRSRVEYAAQQLEAQFAQMLVKSMRSASFGDPLMGDNSTYRDMYDQQLSRELAKGRGLGLAPIIVQQLTRDTGGATATATPPGGLPFSPAASPMSLSLTPSSDGVSLPALAAPALLRVETAQVECDPNAKLDCSSPEAFVKSVWPHAQRTAQELGVDPKALVAQAALETGWGRRLAKGGGEVTSHNLFGIKAGSKWSGQRINAGTHEYVGGTRVSERADFRAYGSIGESFADYARLLNNPRYAQARAAGSDTRQFAQALQKAGYATDPAYAAKINAIAEGATLNRALAALDGNTRG, from the coding sequence ATGCACCTGCGCCCCGCCCTGTCCCAGCCGCTATCGACGCCCAGCACCGACGGTGCGCCGCGCGCCGACCGCTCGCGCGTGGAATACGCCGCGCAGCAGCTGGAAGCGCAGTTCGCGCAGATGCTGGTCAAGTCGATGCGCAGCGCGTCCTTCGGCGATCCGCTGATGGGCGATAACTCCACCTACCGCGACATGTACGACCAGCAGCTCTCGCGCGAGCTCGCCAAGGGGCGCGGCCTGGGCCTGGCGCCGATCATCGTGCAGCAGCTCACCCGCGACACCGGCGGCGCCACCGCGACGGCGACGCCGCCGGGCGGTTTGCCGTTCTCGCCCGCCGCCTCGCCGATGTCGCTGTCACTCACGCCCAGCAGCGACGGCGTCTCGCTTCCGGCGCTCGCCGCGCCCGCCCTGCTGCGCGTGGAAACGGCGCAGGTCGAATGCGATCCGAACGCGAAGCTCGACTGCTCCAGTCCGGAAGCGTTCGTGAAGTCGGTCTGGCCGCACGCGCAGCGCACCGCGCAGGAACTGGGCGTGGATCCGAAGGCGCTCGTCGCGCAGGCCGCGCTGGAAACCGGCTGGGGCCGGCGCCTGGCGAAAGGCGGCGGCGAAGTCACCTCGCACAACCTGTTCGGCATCAAGGCCGGCTCGAAGTGGAGCGGCCAGCGCATCAACGCCGGCACGCACGAGTACGTCGGCGGCACGCGCGTGAGCGAGCGCGCCGATTTCCGCGCCTACGGCTCCATCGGCGAGAGCTTCGCCGACTACGCCAGGCTGCTGAACAACCCGCGTTACGCGCAGGCGCGCGCGGCCGGCAGCGACACGCGCCAGTTCGCGCAGGCGCTGCAGAAGGCCGGCTACGCCACCGACCCCGCCTACGCCGCGAAGATCAACGCGATCGCCGAAGGCGCCACGCTCAACCGCGCGCTCGCCGCGCTCGACGGCAACACACGAGGCTGA
- the flgE gene encoding flagellar hook protein FlgE, whose amino-acid sequence MGFNTSLSGINAANADLNVTANNIANVNTTGFKESRAEFADLFSSTAYGLSRNAIGSGVKLSNVAQQFSQGNIDPTGRGLDVAIDGEGFFVLNDNGARVYSRAGNFQPDANGFIGTPDGKRLQVFAPNANGNGFDVGRMVDLQLLTTTSPPQASSNVVMQVTLPGNAAAPTIAPFDPTDTNTYNHSSGGATVYDSLGVAHVQTSYFVKTANPNEWQVHNFIDGTAVGAPTTLQFNGSGALISPANGQIAMDPFTPTTGAGVMNLTLNVSGSAQYGSAFSLRDINPDGYAAGKLNEIDIDSTGVVYARFSNGADQPLGQIALGTFTNPQGLQPQGNNVWAETYASGDPRIGAPDTADFGTLQSGALEASTVDLTEQLVNMITAQRNFQANAQMISTQDQVTQTIINIR is encoded by the coding sequence ATGGGTTTCAACACCTCGCTGTCGGGCATCAACGCCGCCAACGCCGACCTCAACGTCACGGCGAACAACATCGCCAACGTCAACACCACCGGCTTCAAGGAATCGCGCGCGGAATTCGCCGACCTGTTCTCCTCCACCGCCTACGGCCTGTCGCGCAACGCGATCGGTTCGGGCGTGAAGCTGAGCAACGTCGCGCAGCAGTTCTCGCAGGGCAACATCGACCCGACCGGCCGCGGCCTGGACGTCGCGATCGACGGCGAAGGCTTCTTCGTGCTCAACGACAACGGTGCGCGCGTGTACTCGCGAGCGGGCAATTTCCAGCCCGATGCGAACGGATTCATCGGCACGCCCGACGGCAAGCGCCTGCAGGTGTTCGCGCCGAACGCCAACGGCAACGGCTTCGACGTCGGCCGCATGGTCGACCTGCAGCTGCTCACCACCACCAGCCCGCCGCAGGCGTCGAGCAACGTGGTGATGCAGGTGACGCTGCCCGGCAACGCGGCGGCGCCGACGATCGCGCCGTTCGATCCGACCGACACCAACACCTACAACCACTCCAGCGGCGGCGCGACCGTGTACGACTCGCTCGGCGTGGCGCACGTGCAGACCTCCTACTTCGTGAAGACGGCCAATCCGAACGAATGGCAGGTGCACAACTTCATCGACGGCACCGCCGTGGGTGCGCCGACGACGCTGCAGTTCAACGGCTCCGGCGCGCTGATCTCGCCGGCGAACGGGCAGATCGCGATGGATCCGTTCACCCCGACCACCGGTGCGGGCGTCATGAACCTGACGCTGAACGTGTCCGGCTCGGCGCAGTACGGCTCGGCGTTCTCGCTGCGCGACATCAATCCGGACGGTTACGCCGCCGGCAAGCTCAACGAGATCGACATCGACTCCACCGGCGTGGTCTACGCGCGCTTCTCCAACGGCGCCGACCAGCCGCTGGGCCAGATCGCGCTGGGCACCTTCACCAACCCGCAGGGCCTGCAGCCGCAGGGCAACAACGTGTGGGCCGAAACCTACGCGTCGGGCGATCCGCGCATCGGCGCGCCGGACACCGCGGACTTCGGCACGCTGCAGTCCGGCGCGCTGGAAGCGTCCACGGTCGATCTCACCGAACAGCTGGTCAACATGATCACCGCGCAGCGCAACTTCCAGGCGAACGCGCAGATGATCTCGACGCAGGACCAGGTCACCCAGACGATCATCAACATCCGCTAA
- a CDS encoding chemotaxis protein CheV → MSQDLLDRIDQRTRLAGHNRLALLLFRLGTRQLFGVNVFKVQEVLPRPPLFTLPQLPPAFSGAADVRGRSIPVLDLAHAIGHGDAHSTEPKYLVVTEFNRSVQGFLVSAVDRIVNIAVQDIHPPPEHGAEQHYLTGVTRHHGELIQLIDVESVLAESAPRGSDADRIAPLAATSPTAPREVLVVDDSRVARNQIRMVLEQLGLGSTLLSDGRQALEHLQALVLSGIDPHERYAMVISDIEMPAMDGYTLTTEIRRDPALRDMFVLLHTSLSGVFNQAMVERVGADDFVPKYSEHELAQRVAARVNSLG, encoded by the coding sequence ATGAGTCAGGACCTGCTCGACCGCATCGACCAACGCACGCGCCTTGCCGGCCACAACCGGCTGGCGCTGCTGCTCTTCCGCCTGGGCACGCGTCAGCTTTTTGGCGTGAACGTCTTCAAGGTGCAGGAGGTCCTGCCGCGCCCGCCGCTGTTCACCCTGCCCCAGCTGCCGCCGGCGTTCAGCGGCGCGGCCGACGTGCGCGGGCGCAGCATCCCGGTGCTGGACCTGGCGCACGCGATCGGCCACGGCGACGCCCATTCGACCGAGCCCAAGTACCTGGTGGTCACCGAGTTCAACCGCTCCGTCCAGGGCTTCCTGGTCTCGGCGGTGGACCGCATCGTCAACATCGCGGTGCAGGACATCCACCCGCCGCCGGAACACGGCGCCGAGCAGCACTACCTCACCGGCGTCACGCGCCACCACGGCGAGCTGATCCAGCTGATCGACGTGGAAAGCGTGCTGGCCGAATCCGCCCCGCGCGGCAGCGACGCCGACCGCATCGCCCCGCTCGCCGCGACCAGCCCGACCGCGCCGCGCGAGGTGCTGGTGGTCGACGACTCGCGCGTGGCGCGCAACCAGATCCGCATGGTGCTGGAGCAGCTGGGCCTGGGCTCGACGCTGCTGTCCGACGGCCGCCAGGCGCTGGAGCACCTCCAGGCGCTGGTCCTGAGCGGCATCGACCCGCACGAGCGCTACGCCATGGTCATCTCCGACATCGAGATGCCGGCCATGGACGGCTACACCCTGACGACGGAAATCCGACGCGACCCGGCCCTGCGGGACATGTTCGTCCTGCTACACACGTCGCTGTCGGGCGTGTTCAACCAGGCCATGGTCGAGCGCGTGGGCGCGGACGACTTCGTGCCCAAGTACTCCGAGCACGAGCTGGCGCAGCGCGTGGCGGCGCGGGTGAATTCGCTGGGGTGA
- the flgC gene encoding flagellar basal body rod protein FlgC, with protein sequence MSNLPIFDVAGSAMNAQSVRLSTIASNLANADSVSGNPDEVYRAKQPVFRAEGVPGDPSLAGVNVAEVRESTDAPLKRYEPGHPLADAQGYVYAPAVDPVAQMVDLISASRSYQANVEVFNSAKELALSTLQMGR encoded by the coding sequence ATGAGCAACCTGCCCATTTTCGACGTCGCCGGTTCGGCGATGAACGCCCAGTCGGTGCGGTTGTCGACCATAGCGTCGAACCTCGCCAACGCCGATTCGGTTTCCGGCAATCCCGACGAGGTCTATCGCGCCAAGCAGCCCGTGTTCCGCGCCGAAGGCGTGCCCGGCGATCCCTCGCTGGCCGGCGTCAACGTGGCCGAGGTGCGCGAGAGCACCGACGCGCCGCTCAAGCGCTACGAACCCGGCCACCCGCTCGCCGACGCGCAGGGCTACGTGTACGCGCCCGCGGTCGATCCGGTGGCGCAGATGGTCGACCTGATTTCCGCCTCGCGCAGCTACCAGGCCAACGTCGAAGTGTTCAACAGCGCCAAGGAACTGGCGTTGTCGACGTTGCAGATGGGCCGCTGA